DNA from Gadus chalcogrammus isolate NIFS_2021 chromosome 11, NIFS_Gcha_1.0, whole genome shotgun sequence:
ATAATCCTCTGACCTCTCGTCCAATAGAAATTCACCTCAGGTTTTAGATCTAGAATGAAGAGTTAAAAACCGTGGGTTAACTAGAGACCGAATCATCCTCCTGTGTGCACAACGCTTTGGTTATCATAAGCTGTTATAAGATGATAGTGGGCAGCATattaatctcacacacacacacacacacacacacacacacacacacacacacacacacacacacacacacacacacacacacacacacacacacacacacacacacacacacacacacacacacacacacacacacacacacacacacacacacacacgggccatGGCGTACCTTTGCTCGCCAGGAGCAGTAGGGGGTTGTGTTGGGCCAGGCAGCCGGTGACCCCTGCGACAAGGTTCCGCATGAAGGGCTCCACGAAGTGCTCCTGCCGCCGGTAAAGGAAGGGCTCCCGCTTCTTCATGTACCACTGCTCTTGGAGAACCGCATGACTGACCAGGGATCGGATCTCCTCGAACGTGTCCTCCCCGATGACGGGCAGGGCTGTCTGTCCGACCGCGGGAGCTGAGTCCTCCGGAGGCTGTCCGACCTCGGAGTACACGTCGGGCAGCCCCGGGATGTAGGCCGTCTTGGTGAAGTGTTGGTGCCATTGGTCCGCGTTACGCGACAGCGTCTGGGGGAACACGACATACTTCTTTCGCTGTATTCTGGTCAGAAGCCGGATCTTCTCCTCCACGGCCGCGGCTTTGACGTCTTCCAGACGCAGCTCGTAGCGGTACCGCAGGGAGGACTTGCTCTTGGCCGTCAGCGAGGGCACCACGGCTGGGTAAGAGGGCTGCTTCACGGCCGCCTCAGCGTGGAGGCTCCTCTTGGTTCTCCAGAAATGCACATTTCGACGGAGTAACGACTGCAAGGACAAGCGTGTGCGGGCCGCCATGTTTCCACTCGGACGCCCCGCCCCCTGGTTCTTCCTAGTGTCGTCATTCGTCtagaccacgccccctcctgtcTCCACAGCGCCCACTACCGCACGGAGAGTGTTAGTAGGAGTGTTATATTTAAATCACAATTATAATATTATGATTCCTAAATGAGTTAAATAACAGATAGACACCAACACACTGGGGCCCGAGGTGTATTTACTCATAAGGTTTATGAATGGATTCGTTTATTATTGTTTGCGACAGTCGTTGGTTTTCAGCATTTGGATTCCCTTTACGGCAGCAGAAGCGTatctgacagacagacctttACGGCATCAAACCTGCCGCTGCAGCCATGGGTTCCCGTCGATTGTTCCGGATCGGTTCCTTCGGGAGCACCGCGCTCCATCGCTCCCCGTCACTGCTCGCCTTCCGACCAGAGGTAGGTCTGATATGAGAAGTGTTGTTCGGCCTCAGACACCTTACTGATCTGATCGATCTCCCAGCCCGCTGGCTCTGGGGGGATCAGGTGGTCAGGTTGGAGGTCTGGGATGATCGGGTGTTCAGGTTGGAGGTCTGGGGTGATCGGGGGGTCAGGTTGGAGGTCTGGGGGGATCGGGGGGTCAGGTTGGAGGTCTGGGGTGATTCTGGATAGTTATTTTCTTCACCTTTACTTGAAGCCCACCTGTCCACAGGTTGAATTGGGCCGTTGTCTCCAGAGAGGATTGTGTTCCCGCCGGGACGAGGTGAGCCTGGCGGAGGAGGCCAGCAGGATGTACGGGTCTCCGGCTCCCACCATATTCTCCAAGGTTATCGACAAGAGCCTCCCTGCAGACATCATCTACGAGGACGAGAAGGTAGAAGCGTGCTCGTGCTGCTGCATGCTCCTACCTGTTGTTATCAGGAGGGGTTCCGCTTTTATATCAATGATCGATAACTCCAACATTTTTTTTCCTAGTGGAAAAGTACATCGTATATCTTTAACGTTATGACAACTTAAATCAACTTTTAACGTAGACTTCTATTCAAACTCCATCGCAGATTTCTGAAATTCAATTTTGGCTCGTTATTATTCCAAGCCAACAGAACCAGAATTGTTTTGTTCTAGATATCAACAAAGGAGTTCCCACTAGTAAGAGTCACTGCAGAGATCTTCAATGAGCTGCGTGaaagaaaagttttttttttttggtttacaATTCTCTCAATTTGTGAATTGTATCAAGGATATCTGCTAGTCAACCCTAAAGAGCCCCGAGGACTGACTGGTGAATAGGCCCACCTACCCCtgccctgtctgtcccccagtgtctgtcctgtctcacCTAcccctgtcctgtctgtcccccagtgtctgtcctgtctcacCTACCTCtgccctgtctgtcccccagtgtctgtcctgtctcacccacccctgtcctgtctgtcccccagtgtctgtcctgtctcacCTACCCCtgccctgtctgtcccccagtgtctgtcctgtctcacCTACCCCTGttctgtctgtcccccagtgtctgtcctgtctgtcccccagtgtctgtcctgtctgtcccccagtgtctgtcctgtctgtcccccagtgtctgtcctgtctcacccacccctgtcctgtctgtcccccagtgtctgtcctgtctcacccacccctgtcctgtctgtcccccagtgtctgtcctgtctcacccacccctgtcctgtctgtcccccagtgTCTGGCCTTCAGAGACATCACCCCCCAGGCTCCGGTCCACTTCCTGGTGATCCCCAAGGTCCAGATTCCCCGGATCAGCGCGGCCCGGGACGGGGATGCTGAGGTAGGGGGCCGGGGGGCGCCCAGCGACGGAGGAACCAGCTCCAGCAGTAGCACCTTAGAACAAACTACTGACTctagtctgtctttctgtttctcaAACGATAAGC
Protein-coding regions in this window:
- the LOC130391487 gene encoding 39S ribosomal protein S30, mitochondrial-like, translated to MAARTRLSLQSLLRRNVHFWRTKRSLHAEAAVKQPSYPAVVPSLTAKSKSSLRYRYELRLEDVKAAAVEEKIRLLTRIQRKKYVVFPQTLSRNADQWHQHFTKTAYIPGLPDVYSEVGQPPEDSAPAVGQTALPVIGEDTFEEIRSLVSHAVLQEQWYMKKREPFLYRRQEHFVEPFMRNLVAGVTGCLAQHNPLLLLASKDLKPEVNFYWTRGQRIIPRGHRRGRVEPIRFQIDDKPHSQIRIPKQLPQFAPMEAAFGLDVPDIKVSPDMMPLFKRQYDNHIFTGAKLPDPCGYGHTQFHVVQDRYHRARLGSRGQEDQVEALLRAQGLASLFCWTGAQAAYQGFWAREDVPRPFVSQAVITDGQFFSFFCYQLNTLALSVDADVDNPRRNVLWGTESRRLFQGVEDGRVVGLDDGVLRLLVQFLMNRPLEA
- the hint2 gene encoding histidine triad nucleotide-binding protein 2, mitochondrial isoform X1, with the protein product MGSRRLFRIGSFGSTALHRSPSLLAFRPEPTCPQVELGRCLQRGLCSRRDEVSLAEEASRMYGSPAPTIFSKVIDKSLPADIIYEDEKCLAFRDITPQAPVHFLVIPKVQIPRISAARDGDAELLGHLLLVAKNEAKKEGLSEGYRVVINDGPHGAQSVYHLHIHVLGGRQMTWPPG
- the hint2 gene encoding histidine triad nucleotide-binding protein 2, mitochondrial isoform X2: MGSRRLFRIGSFGSTALHRSPSLLAFRPEVELGRCLQRGLCSRRDEVSLAEEASRMYGSPAPTIFSKVIDKSLPADIIYEDEKCLAFRDITPQAPVHFLVIPKVQIPRISAARDGDAELLGHLLLVAKNEAKKEGLSEGYRVVINDGPHGAQSVYHLHIHVLGGRQMTWPPG